A region of Polynucleobacter sp. JS-Mosq-20-D10 DNA encodes the following proteins:
- the rplF gene encoding 50S ribosomal protein L6 produces MSRVGKSPIPVPKGAEISINGANITVKGPLGTLTHNLHPSVGLKQEDGVLTVVLNNNTPEAGAQSGTARALVNNMVVGVTAGFERKLSLVGVGYRAAAQGDSLKLQLGFSHDIIYNLPKGVKAETPTQTEIIIKGSNKQQVGQVAAEVRAYRSPEPYKGKGVRYVDEVVHLKETKKK; encoded by the coding sequence ATGTCCCGCGTTGGTAAATCACCTATTCCAGTCCCTAAGGGCGCTGAAATCAGCATCAACGGTGCAAATATTACTGTTAAGGGTCCGTTGGGCACTTTGACACATAACTTGCATCCTTCTGTTGGTTTGAAACAAGAAGACGGCGTATTGACAGTTGTTTTAAATAACAACACACCAGAAGCTGGTGCGCAGTCAGGTACAGCCCGCGCTTTGGTAAACAACATGGTTGTTGGCGTAACTGCTGGCTTCGAGCGCAAGCTCAGCTTAGTAGGCGTTGGTTACCGTGCTGCTGCCCAGGGCGATTCATTGAAATTGCAGTTAGGTTTCTCACACGACATTATTTATAACCTGCCAAAGGGTGTAAAAGCTGAGACTCCAACTCAAACTGAAATCATTATCAAAGGTTCCAACAAGCAGCAAGTTGGCCAGGTTGCCGCTGAAGTTCGCGCATACCGTTCACCAGAGCCATACAAAGGCAAGGGTGTTCGTTACGTGGATGAGGTTGTACACCTGAAAGAAACTAAGAAGAAGTAA
- the rpsM gene encoding 30S ribosomal protein S13 codes for MARIAGVNIPNHQHTVIGLTAIFGIGTTRARKICETTGVAIDKKVKDLTDGDLEKLRDEVGKFITEGDLRREVTMSIKRLMDLGCYRGVRHRKGLPVRGQRTKTNARTRKGPRKSGVQLKK; via the coding sequence ATGGCACGTATCGCTGGGGTAAACATCCCAAATCATCAACATACTGTTATCGGTTTAACAGCAATTTTTGGCATTGGTACTACCCGTGCTCGCAAAATTTGTGAAACCACAGGTGTTGCTATCGACAAAAAAGTTAAAGATCTTACTGACGGTGACTTGGAAAAGTTGCGTGATGAAGTAGGTAAATTTATTACTGAAGGTGACCTTCGTCGTGAAGTAACGATGAGCATCAAGCGTTTGATGGACTTAGGCTGCTACCGCGGCGTTCGTCATCGTAAGGGCTTGCCTGTACGTGGTCAACGCACTAAGACTAACGCGCGTACCCGCAAGGGCCCGCGTAAGTCTGGCGTGCAACTCAAGAAATAA
- the infA gene encoding translation initiation factor IF-1 gives MSKDDVIQMAGEIIENLPNAMFRVKLENGHVVLGHISGKMRMHYIRILPGDKVTVEMTPYDLTRARIIFRAK, from the coding sequence ATGTCTAAAGACGATGTAATTCAGATGGCGGGAGAAATTATTGAGAATTTGCCGAACGCAATGTTTCGCGTGAAGCTAGAGAACGGACATGTGGTTTTAGGGCACATTTCTGGAAAGATGAGGATGCATTACATCCGCATCCTGCCAGGAGATAAGGTAACGGTGGAGATGACTCCTTACGACCTGACGCGCGCCAGAATCATTTTCCGAGCGAAGTAA
- the rpmD gene encoding 50S ribosomal protein L30: MTTTNSKVKLQLVRSLIGTRESHRATVRGLGLRRINSVSELEDTPAVRGMINKVSYLVKVVG, from the coding sequence ATGACAACAACTAACTCTAAAGTCAAACTGCAATTAGTACGCAGCTTGATCGGCACACGCGAAAGCCATCGTGCAACTGTTCGCGGCTTAGGTCTGCGTCGTATCAATTCAGTTTCAGAATTGGAAGATACACCAGCTGTTCGCGGAATGATTAATAAAGTTTCTTATCTAGTTAAGGTCGTTGGCTAA
- the rplX gene encoding 50S ribosomal protein L24, producing the protein MKKIRKGDSVVLLTGRDKGKQGTVTAVLENKLVIEGVNIYKKSVKPNPAAGVTGGMIDKTMPVHISNVAVVDGNGKPSRVGIKLVDGKKQRFLKTTGATLSA; encoded by the coding sequence ATGAAAAAAATTCGTAAAGGTGATTCAGTAGTTCTGTTGACTGGCCGCGATAAAGGCAAGCAAGGAACTGTTACGGCCGTTCTCGAGAACAAATTAGTGATCGAAGGCGTCAATATTTATAAAAAGAGCGTTAAGCCAAATCCAGCAGCCGGTGTTACTGGCGGCATGATTGACAAGACGATGCCTGTTCACATTTCTAATGTGGCTGTGGTTGACGGTAACGGCAAACCATCACGTGTTGGTATCAAACTCGTGGACGGTAAAAAGCAACGTTTCCTCAAAACCACTGGCGCAACTTTAAGCGCATAA
- the rplE gene encoding 50S ribosomal protein L5 yields the protein MSTRFQEHYQAKVVADLIAKFGYKSVMEVPRITKVTLNMGLGDAVNDKKIIENAVGDLTKVAGQKPVVTKAKKAIAGFKIRQGYPIGAMVTLRGQRMYEFLDRFVTVALPRVRDFRGISGKAFDGRGNYNIGVKEQIIFPEIEYDKIDALRGLNISITTTAKTDEEAKALLAAFKFPFRN from the coding sequence ATGAGCACACGTTTTCAAGAACACTATCAAGCTAAAGTAGTTGCTGATTTAATTGCCAAATTTGGTTACAAGTCAGTGATGGAAGTTCCACGTATTACTAAGGTAACCCTGAACATGGGCCTGGGTGATGCAGTGAACGACAAGAAAATTATCGAAAATGCAGTTGGTGATTTGACTAAAGTAGCAGGTCAAAAACCAGTTGTGACAAAAGCGAAAAAAGCGATTGCTGGATTCAAAATTCGTCAAGGCTACCCAATTGGTGCCATGGTTACATTGCGCGGTCAGCGCATGTATGAATTTTTGGATCGCTTCGTAACTGTTGCTTTGCCACGCGTACGTGACTTCCGCGGTATTTCCGGTAAGGCATTTGACGGCCGTGGTAACTACAACATCGGCGTTAAAGAGCAAATCATTTTCCCAGAAATCGAATACGACAAGATTGATGCCCTCCGTGGTCTCAATATCAGTATTACGACGACCGCTAAGACTGACGAAGAAGCAAAAGCTTTGTTAGCAGCGTTCAAATTCCCTTTCCGCAATTAA
- the rpsE gene encoding 30S ribosomal protein S5, which yields MAKMQTKMQNEERDDGLREKMIAVNRVTKVVKGGRILGFAALTVVGDGDGRIGMGKGKSKEVPVAVQKAMDEARRKMIKVSLRKGTLQHTVIGKHGASRVMISPAKDGTGVIAGGPMRAIFDVMGVTNVVAKSLGSTNPYNMVRATIDGLSKMSTPSEIAAKRGKSVEEILG from the coding sequence ATGGCAAAAATGCAAACCAAGATGCAAAACGAAGAGCGTGATGATGGTCTTCGCGAGAAGATGATTGCTGTTAATCGTGTAACTAAAGTGGTTAAGGGTGGTCGTATTCTCGGCTTCGCTGCACTCACTGTAGTTGGCGATGGCGATGGTCGTATCGGCATGGGCAAAGGCAAATCAAAAGAAGTTCCAGTTGCTGTTCAAAAGGCAATGGATGAAGCACGCCGCAAGATGATCAAAGTCTCGTTACGTAAAGGTACTTTGCAGCACACTGTGATTGGCAAGCATGGCGCGTCACGCGTGATGATTTCTCCAGCTAAAGATGGTACTGGCGTTATCGCTGGTGGCCCAATGCGCGCAATTTTCGATGTAATGGGTGTAACTAACGTGGTTGCTAAATCACTTGGTTCAACAAACCCTTACAACATGGTTCGTGCAACGATTGATGGCTTGAGCAAGATGAGCACTCCTTCTGAAATTGCTGCTAAACGCGGTAAGTCAGTCGAAGAGATTCTCGGCTAA
- the rplR gene encoding 50S ribosomal protein L18, with translation MNKDESRQRRARQTRIRIAEALANRLTVIRSNAHISAQVYSPCGTKVVAAASTMEKDLRQAIKNGGNAEAAKQIGKLVAERAVKAGIVDVAFDRSGHRYHGRIKALAEAAREAGLKF, from the coding sequence ATGAATAAAGACGAATCCAGACAAAGACGTGCTAGGCAGACTCGTATTCGCATTGCCGAAGCATTGGCAAATCGCTTAACAGTTATCCGTAGCAATGCACATATTTCTGCGCAGGTTTATAGCCCATGCGGAACCAAGGTTGTAGCAGCTGCTTCAACAATGGAAAAAGATTTGCGCCAAGCGATCAAAAACGGCGGAAACGCTGAAGCGGCTAAACAAATCGGCAAGTTAGTTGCTGAGCGTGCTGTTAAGGCAGGCATTGTTGATGTTGCTTTTGATCGTTCCGGGCATCGTTATCACGGCCGCATTAAGGCCTTAGCTGAAGCTGCGCGTGAAGCCGGCCTGAAGTTCTAA
- the rpsD gene encoding 30S ribosomal protein S4, with the protein MARYLGPKAKLARREGTDLFLKSARRALSDKCKLDTKPGQHGRTSGSRTSDYGNQLREKQKVKRMYGILERQFRRYFAEAERRKGNTGSTLLQLLESRLDNVVYRMGFGSTRAEARQLVSHCAILLNGSPVNIPSIQVKPGDVVAIREKAKKQTRITESLNLVQQMAAVGWVSVDAAKLEGTFKQVPDREDISGEINESLIVELYSR; encoded by the coding sequence GTGGCACGTTACTTAGGGCCTAAGGCCAAATTAGCACGTCGGGAAGGTACCGATTTATTTTTAAAGAGCGCACGTCGCGCCCTGTCAGACAAGTGCAAGTTAGATACTAAGCCTGGTCAACATGGCCGTACATCTGGCTCAAGAACATCTGATTACGGTAATCAATTGCGTGAAAAGCAAAAGGTTAAACGTATGTACGGAATTTTAGAGCGTCAGTTCCGTCGTTATTTCGCTGAAGCTGAGCGTCGTAAGGGTAATACTGGCTCAACATTACTTCAGTTGTTGGAATCACGTCTAGATAACGTTGTTTATCGTATGGGCTTTGGTTCTACTCGTGCTGAAGCGCGTCAATTAGTTTCCCACTGTGCAATTTTGCTCAATGGTAGCCCAGTAAATATTCCATCTATTCAGGTCAAACCTGGTGATGTAGTTGCTATTCGTGAAAAAGCGAAGAAGCAAACACGCATTACAGAATCACTCAATTTGGTTCAGCAGATGGCAGCAGTTGGCTGGGTATCAGTCGACGCAGCCAAGCTGGAGGGAACATTTAAGCAGGTGCCTGACCGTGAAGACATTAGCGGCGAAATTAATGAAAGTTTGATCGTCGAATTGTATTCACGTTAA
- the secY gene encoding preprotein translocase subunit SecY, whose protein sequence is MALAPTNAANIAQSGSKFGELRQRLIFLVLALLVFRLGAHIPVPGIDPDQLAQLFSGQKDGILGMFNLFSGGALSRFTVFALGIMPYISASIIMQLMTIVIPSLESLKKEGQAGQRKITQYTRYGTVLLATFQALGISVALQAQPGLVINPGLMFELNTVVTLVTGTMFLMWLGEQITERGLGNGISIIIFGGIVSGLPTAIGSLLELVRTGSMNILSALLIVVICIAVTYFVVFVERGQRRILVNYAKRQVGNKVYGGQSSYFPLKLNMAGVIPPIFASSIILFPATIAGWFTSGEPSNMFSKVIKDLAATLAPGQPVYTILYAAAIIFFCFFYTALVFNSRETADNLKKSGAFVPGIRPGDQTGRYIDKILVRLTLAGAIYMVLVCLLPEFLVLKYNVPFYFGGTSLLIIVVVAMDFMAQVQSFVMQQQYGSLMKKANFKMGA, encoded by the coding sequence ATGGCACTCGCACCTACCAACGCAGCAAATATTGCTCAATCAGGAAGCAAGTTTGGAGAATTACGCCAACGCTTGATATTCCTGGTTTTGGCATTGCTCGTGTTCCGTTTGGGTGCGCATATTCCTGTGCCAGGCATTGATCCAGACCAATTGGCGCAATTGTTCTCTGGTCAAAAAGATGGCATCTTGGGAATGTTCAACCTGTTCTCAGGCGGTGCGTTATCTCGCTTTACAGTATTTGCCTTAGGAATCATGCCGTACATCTCTGCCTCAATCATCATGCAGTTAATGACCATTGTTATTCCTTCACTAGAATCTTTAAAAAAAGAAGGCCAAGCAGGACAGCGCAAGATTACTCAGTACACCCGTTATGGAACTGTGCTTTTGGCAACATTCCAGGCTTTAGGTATCTCTGTTGCACTGCAAGCCCAACCAGGTTTGGTTATTAACCCTGGTCTGATGTTCGAGCTCAACACAGTGGTGACTTTGGTTACTGGCACTATGTTCCTAATGTGGCTTGGCGAGCAAATTACTGAGCGTGGTCTTGGTAACGGCATATCCATCATTATTTTCGGCGGCATTGTTTCTGGACTGCCAACCGCAATCGGCAGCTTACTTGAATTAGTTCGCACCGGTTCGATGAATATCCTGTCTGCATTACTGATCGTAGTGATTTGTATTGCAGTAACTTATTTTGTAGTTTTTGTAGAGCGTGGTCAGCGCCGTATTTTAGTGAACTACGCTAAGCGACAAGTTGGTAACAAGGTATATGGCGGCCAATCTTCATACTTCCCATTGAAGTTAAATATGGCCGGAGTTATTCCTCCAATTTTTGCTTCATCTATTATTTTGTTCCCTGCAACGATTGCTGGCTGGTTTACATCAGGCGAGCCAAGCAACATGTTTAGCAAAGTCATTAAAGACTTGGCAGCAACATTAGCTCCAGGTCAACCTGTCTACACAATTTTGTATGCAGCAGCAATTATTTTCTTCTGCTTCTTCTACACAGCTTTGGTTTTCAATAGCCGTGAGACTGCGGATAATTTGAAGAAGAGCGGTGCCTTTGTTCCAGGTATTCGCCCGGGTGATCAGACAGGTCGTTACATTGACAAAATCTTAGTTCGTTTGACATTGGCCGGTGCAATTTATATGGTTTTGGTTTGCTTGTTGCCAGAATTTTTAGTGTTGAAGTACAACGTGCCATTCTATTTTGGCGGTACTTCATTGTTGATTATTGTCGTTGTTGCAATGGATTTTATGGCTCAAGTTCAGTCATTCGTAATGCAACAACAATATGGTTCTTTGATGAAAAAAGCTAACTTTAAGATGGGCGCTTAA
- the rpsK gene encoding 30S ribosomal protein S11 produces MAKQQSASAASQRTRKKVKKNVADGIAHVHASFNNTIITITDRQGNALSWATSGGQGFKGSRKSTPFAAQVAAEVAGKAAVECGIKNLEVQIKGPGPGRESAVRALNSLGIKITEIQDVTPVPHNGCRPPKRRRI; encoded by the coding sequence ATGGCAAAACAACAATCCGCTTCTGCAGCTTCACAGCGCACACGCAAGAAGGTTAAAAAGAACGTTGCTGACGGTATTGCACACGTTCACGCTTCTTTTAATAACACCATTATTACGATCACTGATCGCCAAGGCAATGCGCTTTCATGGGCAACATCTGGTGGTCAGGGCTTCAAGGGCTCTCGCAAATCAACACCTTTTGCTGCTCAGGTAGCGGCAGAAGTAGCAGGTAAAGCTGCTGTTGAATGCGGAATCAAGAACTTGGAAGTTCAGATCAAGGGCCCAGGTCCAGGTCGTGAATCAGCAGTTCGTGCATTGAACTCTTTAGGCATCAAGATCACTGAGATTCAAGACGTAACTCCAGTTCCACATAATGGTTGCCGTCCTCCTAAGCGTCGTCGTATCTAA
- the rpsH gene encoding 30S ribosomal protein S8, with the protein MSISDPIADMLTRIRNAQAVQKPVVLMPSSKVKVAIAKVLQDEGYIDSFEIKGEAAKPVLHIELKYYAGRPVIERIDRVSTPSLRIYKGRHDIPEVMNGLGIAIISTPQGVMTDRKARANGVGGEVICYVA; encoded by the coding sequence ATGAGTATCAGCGATCCAATCGCCGACATGTTGACAAGGATCCGCAATGCGCAAGCAGTGCAGAAACCCGTAGTCTTGATGCCGTCGTCAAAAGTTAAAGTAGCTATTGCAAAAGTCTTGCAGGATGAAGGTTATATCGATAGTTTTGAAATCAAAGGTGAAGCAGCTAAGCCAGTGCTACACATTGAACTCAAATACTACGCAGGCCGTCCTGTTATTGAGCGTATTGACCGTGTTTCTACACCAAGTCTACGTATCTACAAAGGCCGCCACGACATTCCTGAAGTGATGAATGGCTTAGGTATTGCAATTATTTCAACCCCACAAGGCGTAATGACAGACCGCAAAGCACGTGCAAACGGCGTTGGTGGCGAAGTTATTTGCTACGTCGCGTAA
- the rpmJ gene encoding 50S ribosomal protein L36: MKVLASVKCICRNCKIIKRKRVVRVICSSDARHKQRQG; encoded by the coding sequence ATGAAAGTTTTGGCATCCGTTAAGTGTATTTGCAGAAATTGCAAGATCATTAAGCGCAAACGCGTTGTTCGCGTGATCTGTTCTTCAGACGCACGTCACAAGCAGCGTCAAGGCTGA
- the rpsN gene encoding 30S ribosomal protein S14, with protein MAKLSLIERENKRAKTVEKYAVKRAELKAIIADQSRSDEERYEARLKLQALPRNASPIRQRNRCSLTGRPRGVFSKFGLARSKIREIAFRGEIPGLTKASW; from the coding sequence GTGGCAAAACTATCCCTAATTGAGCGCGAGAATAAGCGCGCTAAAACTGTAGAGAAGTACGCTGTAAAGCGTGCAGAACTCAAAGCAATCATCGCCGATCAATCGCGTAGCGATGAAGAGCGCTATGAGGCTCGCTTGAAACTACAGGCACTTCCACGTAACGCAAGCCCGATTCGTCAAAGAAATCGTTGTTCATTAACCGGTCGTCCGCGCGGTGTATTCAGCAAGTTTGGTTTAGCGCGTAGCAAAATTCGCGAAATCGCCTTCCGTGGCGAAATCCCCGGTTTAACCAAGGCCAGCTGGTAA
- the rplO gene encoding 50S ribosomal protein L15 — translation MQLNTLKPAPGSNKNRRRVGRGIGSGLGKTAGRGHKGQKSRSGGFHKVGFEGGQMPMYRRLPKRGFVSLTRRHVGQITLNDLAKINLPEVDLLVLRAHGFAGEQINSVKVIKTGELSIAVTLKGITATAGAKAAIEAAGGKLVDLV, via the coding sequence ATGCAACTCAATACACTCAAACCAGCACCAGGCTCCAATAAAAATCGTCGTCGCGTAGGCCGCGGTATCGGCTCTGGTCTTGGAAAAACAGCTGGTCGTGGTCACAAAGGTCAGAAGTCGCGTTCAGGCGGATTCCACAAAGTTGGATTCGAGGGCGGTCAGATGCCGATGTATCGTCGTTTGCCTAAGCGCGGTTTCGTGTCATTGACACGTCGTCACGTTGGTCAAATCACTTTGAACGACTTAGCAAAAATTAACTTGCCAGAAGTAGACTTATTGGTTTTGCGAGCTCATGGTTTTGCTGGTGAGCAGATCAACTCAGTAAAAGTTATTAAGACTGGTGAACTGTCTATTGCTGTAACCCTCAAGGGTATTACTGCAACTGCAGGTGCAAAAGCAGCTATTGAAGCAGCTGGCGGCAAATTGGTTGACTTAGTTTAA